Proteins from a single region of Corynebacterium casei LMG S-19264:
- a CDS encoding prolyl oligopeptidase family serine peptidase, with amino-acid sequence MALSGSEIAELAYEVERRRLQPWLDELREVKETTTAEVLGASDEDLRAHLRVGDTGGLVARFPMPDRSWQEMPLPAVVATDLAAWAPAADHRSVALISRTLDDNYSLSIYTAGTKVGASSVTHTERRVSSGVWAFGKGFIWVRRDASQRPRCVVCWNPGAVRTLFDEPEARRRVFIAGVREGRAVIVSRGSGSSAIFLTDDALTKTVEIVPRSAEDDAMALLVAGGLAVLDRRAQTVTMHLAESAHGIKLPPDFVATDLGEQHGELYVRGRRNHTAAVWLPADGPDAVWSAPEAGVIEISQISDRTIDLAVASMIHSPQTVSVERKTVPSTNAAALPGLISWTEWAVAEDGVRIPITLCGRVDTTGPSPVLTMVYGCYGLSLDAMHDPYLEHLMRAGIVIAICHVRGGGDFGPRWHDAARGSTKLKSITDYEACLSTITQLDMADAGRIGALASSAGALIATSAVLRQPGLVSVLQLVHPFLTPERILADTHAPLAASDWMEFGDPTKNRAGVESISPLAMLESSSATGMATPPLWIRAGSHDDRAPLNEIRLWLDVYANRLRGRQPDRTSDTVLQIGDHGHRGHANADDASEANVVAMAWLKRELLAGPSSPTAVID; translated from the coding sequence ATGGCGCTATCCGGCTCGGAAATCGCTGAACTCGCCTATGAGGTCGAGCGCAGACGGCTGCAACCCTGGCTCGACGAGCTACGCGAGGTCAAGGAGACGACGACCGCGGAGGTACTAGGCGCCAGCGACGAAGACCTCAGAGCTCACCTTCGGGTTGGTGATACCGGCGGCCTGGTGGCGCGCTTCCCAATGCCCGACCGGAGCTGGCAGGAGATGCCGCTGCCAGCTGTCGTGGCAACCGATCTGGCGGCGTGGGCGCCTGCTGCGGACCACCGGTCCGTGGCCCTGATCTCGCGAACTCTCGACGACAACTATTCGCTATCGATTTACACGGCCGGGACGAAAGTCGGAGCATCGTCTGTGACGCACACCGAACGACGAGTCTCTTCCGGTGTCTGGGCGTTCGGAAAGGGCTTCATCTGGGTACGCAGGGATGCCTCGCAGCGCCCGAGATGCGTCGTCTGCTGGAATCCTGGTGCTGTCAGGACATTGTTCGACGAGCCCGAAGCGCGTCGTCGGGTTTTCATCGCGGGAGTCCGAGAAGGCCGGGCGGTCATCGTCAGCCGGGGATCGGGTTCGTCAGCGATCTTCTTGACAGACGACGCACTCACTAAGACGGTCGAGATTGTGCCTCGATCCGCAGAGGACGACGCCATGGCGCTTCTCGTAGCCGGCGGCCTCGCCGTGCTCGACCGTCGGGCGCAGACTGTAACGATGCACCTGGCTGAATCGGCGCATGGGATCAAGCTCCCGCCCGACTTTGTAGCGACTGATCTGGGCGAGCAACACGGCGAGCTCTACGTGCGCGGGCGGCGCAACCACACAGCAGCAGTCTGGCTCCCGGCTGACGGGCCCGATGCCGTCTGGAGCGCACCCGAGGCAGGGGTAATTGAGATTTCTCAGATCTCCGATCGGACGATCGACCTCGCGGTCGCTTCCATGATCCACTCCCCGCAAACAGTGTCGGTCGAGCGCAAGACAGTCCCCTCGACGAACGCCGCCGCCCTTCCTGGGCTGATCAGCTGGACCGAGTGGGCCGTGGCGGAAGATGGGGTGCGGATTCCTATCACCCTCTGCGGACGGGTCGACACGACCGGCCCATCCCCTGTTCTCACCATGGTCTACGGATGTTACGGTCTTTCCCTCGACGCGATGCACGATCCATATCTGGAGCATCTCATGCGAGCCGGGATCGTCATCGCCATATGCCATGTCAGGGGCGGGGGCGACTTCGGACCACGTTGGCACGATGCAGCACGGGGATCTACGAAACTGAAGTCGATCACGGACTACGAGGCGTGCTTGTCGACGATTACGCAACTCGACATGGCCGATGCGGGGCGTATCGGCGCCCTGGCCTCGAGCGCGGGCGCACTCATCGCCACTAGCGCCGTCCTGCGGCAGCCCGGACTGGTCTCAGTCCTTCAACTCGTCCACCCTTTCCTGACGCCGGAGCGAATACTCGCCGATACACACGCGCCTTTGGCCGCAAGCGACTGGATGGAGTTCGGCGACCCGACGAAGAATCGCGCTGGAGTCGAGTCCATCTCGCCACTGGCTATGCTGGAGAGTAGTTCCGCAACCGGAATGGCAACGCCTCCGCTCTGGATCCGGGCAGGAAGCCACGACGATCGGGCTCCTCTCAATGAGATCAGGCTTTGGCTCGACGTCTACGCGAACCGACTTCGTGGTCGACAACCGGATCGGACGTCGGATACAGTGCTGCAGATTGGTGACCATGGACACCGAGGGCATGCCAATGCCGACGACGCCTCCGAGGCAAATGTGGTCGCCATGGCCTGGCTCAAGCGTGAGCTGCTGGCCGGCCCGAGCTCTCCAACAGCTGTCATCGATTAG
- a CDS encoding NAD-dependent epimerase/dehydratase family protein, whose protein sequence is MNATIGQVPMTVAVAGSTGFIGSAVVDELVRVGHRVRALRRHSSKASPGVEEIVAQDGVADLRALDRLLTDSDVLVHAVSYTGEDEELQRTTNISGTRTLCEQAAEHSIRRIVHISTAGVYGTAFAPGVDESTPPVPRSMLSQFRLEAERIVIDAGGIALRPQFVLGAGDTWVLSRLSALIRACGAQGVASGAHASVIGRSSLASVVGIVAAGSARHQIYNVGTAVPVSMGDLVEQVLTGTGEFREAPRRVSVDEVLIAADKIGVPRRAVALALEESVLDCSRLWTEFPETSRPAQILSANDIAWYRRWLGITN, encoded by the coding sequence ATGAACGCAACAATCGGTCAGGTTCCGATGACGGTTGCGGTTGCGGGATCGACGGGCTTCATCGGCAGCGCCGTTGTTGACGAACTCGTCCGAGTGGGACATCGGGTTCGAGCACTGCGCAGGCACAGTAGCAAGGCAAGCCCTGGGGTCGAAGAGATCGTCGCGCAGGACGGCGTCGCCGACCTTCGGGCGCTCGACCGGCTCCTCACGGACAGCGATGTCCTCGTTCACGCCGTCAGTTACACGGGCGAGGACGAGGAGCTCCAGCGAACGACGAACATATCGGGCACGCGCACGCTGTGCGAGCAAGCCGCTGAGCACTCGATCAGGCGCATAGTCCACATCAGTACGGCTGGCGTCTATGGAACGGCCTTCGCGCCGGGGGTCGATGAGTCAACGCCACCTGTTCCTCGTTCAATGCTGAGCCAGTTCCGCCTGGAGGCAGAGCGGATCGTCATCGATGCCGGCGGCATCGCACTGCGCCCGCAATTCGTTCTCGGAGCCGGCGACACTTGGGTCCTCAGTCGGCTCAGCGCTCTGATTAGGGCATGCGGTGCTCAAGGCGTCGCGAGCGGGGCACACGCCTCGGTAATCGGGCGGTCTAGCCTGGCAAGCGTCGTCGGCATTGTCGCCGCGGGGTCTGCTCGGCACCAGATCTACAACGTCGGAACTGCGGTTCCGGTGTCGATGGGTGACCTGGTAGAACAGGTTCTCACAGGCACAGGAGAGTTTCGCGAGGCCCCACGTCGAGTCTCCGTCGACGAAGTCCTGATTGCAGCCGACAAGATTGGTGTCCCGCGGCGCGCGGTCGCCCTGGCACTGGAAGAGTCAGTACTCGACTGTTCGAGATTGTGGACGGAGTTCCCGGAGACGTCGCGGCCGGCACAGATTCTCTCCGCCAATGACATCGCATGGTATCGCCGGTGGCTCGGCATCACGAACTGA
- a CDS encoding ScbR family autoregulator-binding transcription factor, with product MVKARQTTRRTASQDRGRKTQSQIIEGASAVFEEQEYSAASLEDIKEASGVSQGSMYFHFKSKEQIALAIIQEQHNRIYAGVDPAIADHADPLIRLMAISKMICEQLRTDSVVRAGINLALGQGSLREASARSYATWVDGVGQLLGKLDRDGMLNSDIPVDRLSASLVSHFTGGNLMSQAMTQRADMTDYISTMWRVFINAAIAEAHRERYKAELDSMFGGFAQAE from the coding sequence ATGGTGAAGGCACGACAGACGACACGCCGCACGGCGAGCCAGGACCGCGGGCGCAAGACGCAGTCGCAGATCATCGAAGGAGCGTCCGCAGTCTTCGAGGAGCAGGAGTACTCGGCGGCGAGTCTCGAGGATATCAAGGAGGCCTCTGGCGTGTCCCAGGGGTCAATGTACTTCCACTTCAAGAGCAAGGAACAGATCGCTCTAGCGATCATCCAGGAGCAGCACAATCGCATCTACGCCGGCGTGGACCCGGCGATCGCCGACCATGCCGATCCGCTCATCCGTTTAATGGCGATCTCCAAGATGATCTGTGAGCAACTGCGTACGGACTCCGTCGTGCGCGCGGGCATCAATCTCGCCCTCGGCCAAGGCTCACTGCGGGAAGCCAGCGCGCGCTCGTACGCGACCTGGGTCGATGGCGTCGGTCAGCTTTTAGGCAAACTCGACCGGGACGGCATGCTGAACTCGGACATCCCGGTCGACAGGCTAAGTGCTTCGCTAGTTAGCCATTTCACCGGCGGGAACCTCATGTCCCAGGCGATGACTCAGAGAGCTGACATGACCGACTACATCAGCACCATGTGGAGAGTATTCATCAACGCTGCTATCGCCGAGGCACACCGGGAGCGGTACAAAGCGGAGCTCGACTCGATGTTCGGCGGATTCGCTCAGGCGGAGTAG
- a CDS encoding AvrD family protein produces the protein MSRASFDDILGDPTKRYLSHRYRLVTHTILAGSSAVDSLAASERRNVIGSVAYPDNWSEKPGGSMPPHLSSLDGLTLGAMLTCLRSRAGAPTDDPAGPPVLTAIRIRAGALPETDLEAVPVKWNEAIGSGKRLTNMRFGRMSVSTGVEAASALPSLTDAAVERIGVQRWSNPSCSEARATEIKSEIVGLDPAQGTLTSEHKAAESSNELALGYDDFLRLSAQAAQILIYSFDGVDRDVSTNVWMRSADFALNPLAEFHDGPARMRSRIAGSRSLARGDTRFRTFDMEFELDGLFACTASLAYSA, from the coding sequence GTGAGCCGTGCTTCGTTCGACGACATCCTTGGTGACCCAACCAAGCGGTACCTGTCGCATCGGTACAGACTGGTCACCCACACGATCCTCGCCGGCTCTTCAGCTGTCGACAGCCTGGCTGCCTCAGAGCGCCGCAATGTGATCGGCTCGGTGGCCTATCCAGACAACTGGTCGGAAAAACCTGGTGGCTCGATGCCTCCGCATCTCTCGTCGCTGGACGGTTTGACGCTCGGCGCCATGCTCACGTGTCTCCGTTCCCGGGCGGGCGCGCCTACTGATGATCCGGCCGGCCCGCCGGTCCTGACCGCGATCCGGATCAGGGCGGGAGCGTTGCCGGAGACCGACCTCGAAGCCGTTCCGGTCAAGTGGAATGAAGCCATCGGCTCCGGCAAGCGGCTCACCAACATGCGATTCGGACGTATGTCGGTGAGCACCGGTGTCGAGGCCGCTTCTGCGCTTCCTTCGCTGACTGACGCGGCCGTCGAGAGGATCGGCGTTCAGCGATGGTCCAATCCGTCGTGCAGCGAGGCGCGAGCAACAGAGATCAAATCGGAAATCGTCGGCCTCGACCCTGCGCAGGGCACGCTCACCTCTGAGCACAAGGCGGCCGAATCGAGCAACGAGCTCGCACTCGGGTATGACGACTTTCTTCGCCTCTCCGCCCAGGCGGCCCAGATCCTCATCTACTCATTCGACGGGGTCGATCGGGACGTGTCAACTAACGTTTGGATGAGGAGCGCCGACTTCGCGCTCAATCCCTTGGCCGAATTTCACGACGGACCCGCGCGCATGCGGTCGCGCATCGCCGGTTCCAGGTCGCTCGCCCGCGGCGACACGAGGTTCCGAACGTTCGACATGGAGTTCGAGCTCGACGGCCTCTTCGCCTGTACCGCATCACTCGCCTACTCCGCCTGA